In Nicotiana tabacum cultivar K326 chromosome 19, ASM71507v2, whole genome shotgun sequence, one DNA window encodes the following:
- the LOC107796743 gene encoding uncharacterized protein LOC107796743 yields MDQLGGDIAQDLLKYNKETWCMAYFKENSKCDVVENNMCETFNSWILAARHKSIITMLEEIRIKCMERMNSMREFSEKWVGDISPMAMEILGENAQRAAKCEVKFNGEIGYEIQGGPYKHVVDFRRCSYTCRSWQLKGIPCAHAITAMHYKNYEVEPCVVYWYRKDTYLKAYSRFIQPLTNMNLWPKSTVPAIEPPVITAMPGWPKKKRRKSADEPKKKFGKGTRIGRQMRCSLCKNLGHNKKGCP; encoded by the coding sequence ATGGACCAGTTGGGGGGAGATATTGCTCAAGACTTACTGAAATACAACAAGGAGACATGGTGTATGGCATACTTCAAAGAAAATAGTAAGTGTGATGTAGTGGAGAACAACATGTGTGAGACATTCAATAGTTGGATATTGGCAGCTAGGCACAAATCTATCATTACTATGCTAGAGGAAATTAGAATCAAGTGTATGGAGAGGATGAATAGCATGAGAGAGTTTTCTGAAAAATGGGTAGGTGATATATCACCCATGGCTATGGAAATACTTGGAGAGAATGCTCAAAGGGCAGCCAAATGTGAAGTCAAATTTAATGGTGAAATAGGGTATGAGATCCAGGGTGGGCCATATAAACATGTTGTTGACTTTAGGAGGTGTTCCTATACTTGTAGATCATGGCAACTCAAAGGAATTCCATGTGCACATGCAATTACAGCAATGCATTATAAGAACTATGAGGTTGAGCCATGTGTTGTCTATTGGTATAGGAAGGACACCTACCTTAAAGCATATAGTAGATTCATTCAACCTTTAACTAATATGAATTTGTGGCCAAAAAGCACAGTGCCAGCTATTGAGCCACCTGTTATAACTGCAATGCCAGGATGgccaaagaaaaaaaggagaaaatctgcTGATGAACCAAAAAAGAAGTTTGGGAAGGGTACAAGGATAGGGAGACAAATGAGATGTTCTTTGTGCAAGAATCTTGGACATAACAAGAAAGGATGTCCATAA